In a genomic window of Thermoproteus tenax Kra 1:
- a CDS encoding complex I subunit 5 family protein has translation MTGLALYISILLPMLLALTAYAAARRSTAAAAYLSAVALIPLLMISSFSLFGGGHYLGSVGGGLWSIFSLYLTPYNAAYVFTVSVVGILVAVFSAPYMEHRAEELGVKNTTFYLTYGFFLGGLAGAFMAQNLFGIYIFIEVALIASLFQVLYYGYGDRVRITVMYLVWSHVAALLMLAGFIVLYLYGVTSVPLTAAAARALSAPVLYTALLLVLLGSFIKMAALGVHMWLPYVHAEAPTPLSALLSPVLVGFGGYVISVVALPLMPAKWLYALTWYGIATAIYGGMMAYTQRDIKRLFAYSTVSQMGYMILALSLHNIYGLTAAALIYLSHGLGKAVLFMTAGYFIMHLGTRDIDRMGGLYGYNSALAGAAIIGFLNLAGILTIGMISEITLAVALTKAYLGIEYIEIYIAFAAMLVVTGIYAFSTIRSVFFGPQRIAGAGPFDGALAAIVAAAFLSVLLLLPPMSSSIWGNISIYVQNHLLAVRL, from the coding sequence ATGACGGGCCTAGCGCTCTATATCTCAATATTATTGCCGATGTTGCTTGCGCTGACCGCCTACGCCGCAGCCAGGCGCTCAACAGCAGCCGCTGCGTACCTCAGCGCCGTGGCGCTGATACCTCTGTTGATGATATCATCGTTCTCGTTGTTTGGAGGAGGCCATTACCTTGGCTCAGTAGGAGGCGGGCTCTGGTCGATTTTCTCGCTCTACCTTACGCCGTACAACGCCGCGTATGTCTTCACCGTGTCTGTCGTGGGCATCCTAGTTGCGGTCTTCTCGGCGCCCTACATGGAGCACCGGGCTGAGGAACTGGGCGTCAAAAACACGACGTTCTATCTAACCTACGGCTTCTTCCTCGGCGGCCTAGCAGGCGCCTTCATGGCTCAGAACCTATTCGGAATATACATCTTCATTGAGGTCGCCCTGATAGCCTCTCTGTTCCAAGTCTTGTACTACGGCTATGGAGATAGAGTGAGGATAACCGTGATGTATCTGGTGTGGTCCCACGTCGCCGCCTTGCTTATGTTGGCCGGCTTCATTGTGTTGTATCTCTACGGCGTCACCTCAGTGCCGCTCACAGCTGCGGCAGCCCGCGCCCTGTCGGCGCCTGTGCTATACACCGCGTTGCTCCTGGTGCTCCTCGGCTCGTTCATAAAGATGGCGGCCCTCGGCGTCCACATGTGGTTGCCCTACGTCCACGCCGAGGCGCCGACTCCTCTGTCGGCCCTCTTGTCGCCCGTGTTGGTTGGATTCGGCGGCTACGTCATATCGGTCGTCGCCCTGCCTCTGATGCCGGCCAAGTGGCTCTACGCACTGACGTGGTACGGCATAGCCACGGCGATATACGGAGGTATGATGGCTTACACACAGAGGGACATAAAGAGGTTGTTTGCCTACTCGACCGTAAGCCAGATGGGCTACATGATCCTGGCCCTCTCCCTCCACAACATATACGGGCTTACTGCGGCGGCCCTCATCTATCTGAGCCACGGGCTCGGTAAGGCCGTGTTGTTCATGACCGCCGGGTATTTCATAATGCACTTAGGCACCAGAGACATCGACAGAATGGGCGGCCTCTACGGCTACAACTCGGCCCTCGCCGGGGCCGCCATCATCGGCTTCTTGAACCTCGCCGGCATCTTGACCATCGGCATGATATCCGAGATAACTCTGGCCGTGGCCTTGACCAAGGCGTACTTGGGCATAGAATATATAGAGATATATATAGCCTTCGCGGCGATGCTCGTGGTCACGGGGATCTACGCCTTCTCCACTATAAGGTCTGTGTTCTTCGGTCCCCAGAGGATAGCTGGCGCCGGGCCCTTTGACGGCGCGTTAGCCGCCATAGTGGCCGCCGCCTTTTTATCCGTCTTGCTCCTCCTGCCGCCAATGTCGTCGAGCATATGGGGCAACATCAGCATATACGTACAAAACCATCTTCTTGCCGTTAGGCTATGA
- a CDS encoding NADH-quinone oxidoreductase subunit L, protein MNVEYISITIFSPLIASILSIFLPGERAKSWLVVFGAFISAVFSVASYSPALGGLYSEVYTAPWIPQLGLYISYHLDQFSGIMGMLVAWLVFFIVLYSVKYMEGDYRPGWYWFFMGFFATSMLLITYADNLWFLLMGWEGVGLASWALIGHWYKDDEPDVKWVGHPGDRVALVDYFWPPSKAGLRAILTIRTGDSAFILSLAYILAAAGTVQLSKLYSLGPSVSVLGLLPLFLFLMGPLTKSAQFPFTEWLLTAMTGPTSVSALIHAATMVNAGVYLLIITAPIFAQVPGSSLYFLAVLTIGALTAVLSSLIALAVDEFKLVLAGSTATNLGIIAAAAGGAGLVGLNDAGALLPLLWIAFMQIVGHAISKAPLFMGYGAVIHEANTKYLGAVGRLSKYMRVTSVALFLAMLSLVGTPPLAGFFTKEMAVDNIVEGFNSVGIAGIVVGGLIAFLAPLYGLRLIGLSLIHGPEPKEHIHEAHPIMWVPYTVLALSTIGVGAYLALEYSSEVARLIASPGFLAFLAGFLIALVLYVFKPGVKSRALEPLWRIAYRRFYLPWLYDGPIAWIYHHLAHVVYWAIDRGVFDNLYHVALPAAFGRMSAAFRRLQTGSLSWYLLYAMVGVLILVLLALV, encoded by the coding sequence ATGAACGTCGAGTATATCTCGATAACTATTTTCTCGCCATTGATAGCCTCCATCTTGAGCATCTTTCTGCCGGGCGAGAGAGCCAAGTCTTGGCTTGTGGTGTTTGGCGCCTTCATCTCTGCTGTCTTCTCGGTGGCTTCCTACAGCCCTGCGCTCGGCGGGCTCTACTCGGAGGTCTACACAGCGCCTTGGATACCACAGCTGGGCCTCTATATCTCCTACCATCTGGACCAGTTCAGCGGAATTATGGGCATGTTGGTGGCGTGGCTTGTCTTCTTCATCGTGCTTTACAGCGTGAAGTATATGGAGGGCGACTACAGGCCTGGCTGGTACTGGTTCTTTATGGGCTTCTTCGCCACGTCTATGTTGTTGATAACATACGCAGACAACCTATGGTTCTTGCTCATGGGATGGGAAGGCGTCGGCTTGGCCTCTTGGGCGCTGATAGGGCACTGGTACAAGGACGATGAGCCGGACGTCAAATGGGTGGGCCATCCGGGCGATAGGGTGGCGTTGGTGGACTACTTCTGGCCACCCTCCAAGGCGGGCCTCAGAGCCATTTTGACGATCAGAACGGGCGATTCAGCGTTTATACTCTCGCTGGCGTACATCCTGGCTGCCGCAGGCACGGTGCAGCTCTCTAAGCTCTACAGTCTCGGGCCGTCCGTCTCGGTCCTAGGCCTCCTGCCGCTCTTCCTCTTCCTCATGGGACCTCTGACGAAATCGGCCCAGTTCCCGTTCACAGAGTGGTTGCTCACAGCGATGACGGGCCCCACCAGCGTCTCGGCGCTCATACACGCGGCCACGATGGTGAACGCCGGCGTGTACCTCCTCATAATCACTGCGCCGATCTTCGCGCAAGTGCCTGGCTCCTCTTTATATTTCCTTGCCGTATTAACGATAGGGGCTCTGACCGCCGTTCTATCCTCTCTTATCGCCCTCGCTGTGGACGAGTTCAAACTGGTGTTGGCTGGATCAACTGCAACGAACTTGGGCATAATAGCCGCGGCCGCTGGAGGCGCCGGGCTCGTGGGCTTGAACGACGCAGGCGCCCTGCTGCCTCTGTTGTGGATAGCCTTCATGCAGATAGTCGGCCACGCCATATCGAAGGCGCCTCTGTTCATGGGCTATGGAGCAGTCATACATGAGGCTAACACTAAGTATTTGGGCGCAGTCGGCAGACTGTCGAAATATATGCGCGTCACGTCCGTTGCACTGTTCTTGGCCATGCTGTCGTTGGTGGGAACTCCGCCGCTCGCCGGATTTTTCACCAAGGAGATGGCCGTCGACAATATAGTCGAGGGCTTCAACTCGGTGGGAATTGCGGGCATCGTTGTGGGCGGCCTAATAGCTTTCCTCGCTCCGTTATACGGCTTGAGGCTGATAGGCCTCTCCTTAATACACGGACCTGAGCCCAAGGAGCATATACATGAGGCGCACCCGATAATGTGGGTGCCGTACACAGTCCTGGCCCTCTCAACGATAGGTGTCGGCGCCTATCTGGCGCTCGAGTACTCCAGCGAGGTTGCGCGATTGATAGCCTCGCCAGGTTTCCTGGCGTTCTTGGCCGGGTTCCTCATAGCGCTTGTGCTCTACGTATTCAAGCCGGGCGTGAAGTCGAGGGCCCTCGAGCCCCTATGGAGGATCGCCTATAGGAGGTTCTATCTCCCGTGGCTGTACGATGGGCCCATCGCGTGGATATATCATCATCTAGCCCACGTAGTCTATTGGGCCATAGATAGGGGCGTATTCGACAACTTGTACCACGTCGCTTTGCCGGCAGCCTTCGGCAGAATGTCCGCCGCATTCAGAAGGTTGCAGACGGGCAGCTTGAGCTGGTATCTCTTGTACGCCATGGTTGGCGTTTTAATACTCGTGTTGTTGGCGCTGGTATGA
- a CDS encoding proton-conducting transporter membrane subunit: protein MIDPVFFIVLALAMSAPLALKVEGRYIAMAMGFIIFAFSFFVPYAAFFFVLFGVMLIAMALDHRYGALGYALGLSAVSTALAAYAYFMSIITPEYALNYAFAGLAALAIATTGIYGLLASGKERENVEGALKYLIFSAVGKTLMVMGFALALYAAPTLGWLLLSFGFIFELGLVPAHLWMVDAFSLSTPKGVAALVLFGELTPLLVLLTFFRVVGMTKPAGFALLLVALASMTYANIAALTARTFGRMLAYSSIAHMSYAVSAVALVAYFGNRAVDMPLFGIYPAFTIAATVAILEGLTSGLAKAGIFNALTVKHADIVPDRRVLSGALNVLSLLGLPPLLGFWPKLLLVLLALAYGQLGIALIVILNSAIATPYYLRVFRMLAEAKGPSADNATSVLTAALSTVLGVAVPLLLSVIIP from the coding sequence ATGATAGACCCCGTCTTCTTCATAGTACTGGCTCTTGCAATGTCGGCGCCTCTAGCTCTGAAGGTCGAGGGAAGATATATAGCGATGGCGATGGGCTTCATTATATTCGCCTTCTCGTTCTTTGTTCCCTACGCCGCATTCTTCTTTGTTCTATTCGGAGTTATGCTCATAGCGATGGCGCTCGACCACAGATACGGCGCCTTAGGGTACGCCTTGGGCCTCTCGGCCGTCTCCACCGCTCTGGCCGCATACGCCTATTTTATGTCCATAATAACGCCGGAATATGCGCTTAACTATGCGTTCGCCGGCCTTGCCGCCTTGGCCATAGCCACAACGGGGATATACGGCTTGTTGGCCTCTGGAAAGGAGAGGGAAAACGTCGAGGGAGCGCTGAAGTACCTCATCTTCTCGGCCGTGGGGAAGACATTGATGGTGATGGGGTTTGCGCTGGCGCTCTACGCGGCTCCGACCCTCGGCTGGCTCCTTCTGTCCTTTGGATTTATCTTCGAGCTCGGCCTAGTGCCTGCCCACTTGTGGATGGTCGATGCGTTTTCTCTTTCAACTCCTAAGGGCGTCGCCGCTCTGGTTCTATTCGGCGAGCTGACGCCGTTGTTAGTGCTTCTGACCTTCTTCCGCGTAGTTGGAATGACGAAGCCTGCCGGCTTCGCCTTGTTGCTTGTCGCACTGGCCTCAATGACCTACGCGAACATAGCGGCGCTCACTGCTAGGACGTTCGGGCGGATGCTTGCGTATTCCTCGATAGCGCATATGTCGTATGCTGTGTCCGCGGTGGCGCTGGTGGCCTACTTTGGGAATAGAGCGGTGGATATGCCGCTATTCGGCATCTACCCGGCGTTCACCATCGCCGCAACTGTGGCCATACTAGAGGGCTTGACCTCAGGCCTCGCGAAGGCGGGCATTTTCAATGCCCTGACTGTTAAACACGCCGACATTGTGCCAGACAGGCGCGTGTTGTCCGGCGCTCTGAATGTCCTCTCGCTCCTGGGGCTTCCGCCGTTGCTCGGCTTCTGGCCCAAGCTGCTCCTGGTCTTGTTGGCCTTGGCCTACGGCCAGCTCGGCATCGCCTTGATAGTTATACTCAACAGCGCAATAGCGACGCCGTATTATCTGCGCGTGTTCAGAATGTTGGCCGAGGCCAAGGGACCCAGCGCGGACAACGCCACGTCGGTCCTCACAGCGGCCCTTTCAACAGTACTAGGCGTTGCGGTTCCGCTGCTCCTCTCCGTCATAATTCCTTAA
- a CDS encoding nucleoside-diphosphate kinase — protein MIERTLVIVKPDGVKRGLVGEIISRIERAGLKIVAMKMVKATREQIEGFYPSDEGWLRSVGNKTLTSYKEMGIDPRAELGTDDPVEIGRIVKGWLVDYMTEAPIVLMVVEGNHAVSVMRKLVGHTLPYKAEPGTIRGDFSADSPDLANRERRSIRNLVHASDSPEEARREISYWFRDDEILEY, from the coding sequence ATGATCGAGCGGACGTTGGTCATCGTGAAGCCGGACGGCGTTAAGAGGGGGCTTGTTGGGGAAATAATATCGCGGATAGAGCGGGCGGGACTCAAGATCGTCGCGATGAAGATGGTGAAAGCTACGCGCGAACAGATAGAGGGCTTTTATCCGAGCGACGAGGGCTGGCTTAGGAGCGTGGGCAATAAAACTCTCACAAGCTACAAGGAGATGGGGATAGACCCAAGGGCCGAGCTCGGCACAGACGATCCAGTGGAGATCGGGAGGATCGTCAAAGGATGGCTTGTAGACTACATGACGGAGGCCCCCATAGTCCTAATGGTGGTAGAGGGCAACCACGCAGTCAGCGTCATGAGGAAGCTCGTGGGCCACACTCTGCCGTACAAGGCGGAGCCCGGCACAATTAGGGGCGATTTCTCGGCCGACAGCCCCGATCTGGCGAACAGAGAGAGGCGGTCTATTAGGAACCTCGTGCACGCGAGCGATAGCCCTGAGGAGGCCAGAAGGGAAATATCCTATTGGTTTAGAGATGACGAAATACTTGAATATTAA
- a CDS encoding AMP-binding protein: MEIWRPEKEHLSESNIARYISDRGLGTLDAFISFTYERPEAFWSSFVDEVLRVKWYEKYTKVLDLSSGVQWPRWFIGGKINIADQLEDSARPLVKWEGEDGSKAVWSYSEVLYKARAVASWLKRNGLNKGDRVGIFMPMVPEIVPVMLGAIRAGGIIVPLFSGFGKEAIRVRLEDSEAKFVFASDISYRRGRPIDMLSELRAGLAPSVRNVVVHERGGLRGDYVSLAEVFKTGGDYVEAASSEDPIMIIYTSGTTGKPKGTVHTHDGFPIKAAADVYFHFDLREGETLSWITDMGWMMGPWMVFAAYLLRGSMAFFEGAPDYPKDRVWRFVEEHRVSALGLAATLTRYLRSIEAAAAPGQLDSLKAFGNTGEPIDVESWLWLYRMGRGRIPIINYSGGTEISGGILGCYVVREMKPSSFNGMSPGIKAAVFTEDGKPAPPGTEGELVVLSVWPGMTRGFWRDPQRYLETYWSKWPGVWAHGDAAMVDQEGFYYILGRADDTIKVAGKRLGPAEIETVLNAHPAVAESACIGVPHDIKGEVPICFVVLKPGYEPSEELKRELIKRTEEALGKAFGAVEDIKFVKLLPKTRNAKIMRRVIRAVYLGRNPGDLSALESPEAIEEIKRVAIKS; this comes from the coding sequence ATGGAAATATGGAGACCTGAGAAAGAACACCTCTCTGAATCTAATATTGCTAGATATATATCTGATCGCGGGCTAGGCACTCTCGACGCGTTCATATCTTTTACCTACGAGAGGCCCGAGGCCTTCTGGAGCTCCTTCGTGGACGAGGTATTGAGGGTGAAGTGGTACGAAAAATACACTAAAGTGTTGGATCTAAGTAGCGGCGTCCAGTGGCCTAGGTGGTTTATCGGGGGCAAGATCAATATAGCTGACCAACTTGAGGACTCGGCAAGACCGTTAGTTAAATGGGAGGGGGAAGATGGGAGCAAGGCCGTGTGGAGCTACTCAGAGGTGCTCTATAAGGCCAGAGCGGTGGCGAGCTGGCTCAAGAGAAATGGGCTAAACAAGGGCGATAGAGTCGGCATCTTTATGCCCATGGTGCCCGAGATAGTCCCAGTCATGCTCGGCGCAATTAGAGCCGGCGGAATCATAGTGCCGCTCTTCAGCGGGTTCGGCAAAGAGGCCATCAGAGTGAGGCTTGAGGACAGCGAGGCTAAGTTCGTCTTCGCCTCAGATATATCGTACAGAAGGGGCAGGCCCATCGATATGTTGTCTGAGCTGAGGGCAGGGTTGGCCCCGTCGGTCCGCAACGTGGTGGTCCACGAGCGGGGCGGTCTCAGGGGCGACTACGTCTCCCTCGCTGAAGTCTTTAAGACCGGAGGCGACTACGTCGAGGCGGCCAGCTCCGAGGATCCCATTATGATAATCTACACCTCCGGCACCACTGGGAAGCCCAAGGGCACAGTCCATACCCACGACGGCTTCCCTATCAAGGCCGCCGCTGACGTCTACTTCCACTTCGATTTAAGGGAGGGAGAAACGTTGAGCTGGATCACCGACATGGGCTGGATGATGGGCCCTTGGATGGTCTTCGCCGCCTACCTCCTGCGCGGCTCCATGGCCTTCTTCGAGGGCGCTCCGGACTACCCCAAGGACAGAGTCTGGCGGTTCGTCGAAGAGCACAGAGTCTCTGCGCTGGGCCTTGCAGCCACGTTGACAAGATATCTGAGGAGCATTGAGGCGGCCGCCGCGCCGGGCCAACTGGATAGCCTAAAGGCGTTTGGCAACACGGGCGAGCCCATCGACGTGGAGAGCTGGCTATGGCTCTACAGGATGGGGAGGGGGAGGATCCCCATAATAAATTATTCAGGCGGCACCGAGATCTCCGGAGGCATCCTGGGATGTTACGTCGTGAGGGAAATGAAGCCGAGTTCCTTCAACGGCATGAGCCCTGGCATAAAAGCCGCCGTGTTCACCGAAGATGGAAAGCCGGCCCCGCCTGGCACAGAGGGCGAGCTCGTAGTCCTATCTGTGTGGCCGGGCATGACGAGGGGCTTCTGGCGCGACCCCCAGAGGTACCTTGAGACCTACTGGAGCAAGTGGCCCGGCGTATGGGCGCACGGCGATGCCGCCATGGTGGACCAAGAGGGCTTCTACTATATCCTGGGGCGCGCCGATGACACCATCAAAGTCGCCGGCAAGAGGCTGGGGCCTGCCGAGATAGAGACTGTGCTAAACGCGCATCCCGCTGTGGCAGAGTCGGCGTGTATTGGAGTGCCCCACGACATCAAGGGGGAGGTGCCGATATGCTTCGTGGTGCTCAAGCCAGGCTATGAGCCTAGCGAGGAGCTCAAGAGGGAGCTCATCAAAAGGACCGAGGAGGCGCTCGGCAAAGCCTTCGGCGCTGTGGAAGATATTAAGTTCGTCAAATTGCTTCCGAAGACGCGCAACGCCAAGATTATGAGGAGAGTGATAAGGGCGGTGTATTTGGGGCGCAACCCCGGCGACCTTTCCGCGTTGGAGAGCCCAGAGGCTATAGAGGAGATAAAGAGAGTAGCAATAAAGAGTTGA
- a CDS encoding thiolase domain-containing protein gives MRVGIAGVGWFGFQPEVADYSFREMMFKAAQRAYQDAGNIDPRSEVDAFISCQEDFWEGISIADEFAPDPVGGAMKSVYTVAGDGLQCVGQAYMMIKTGMFDVVVVESHGKPSDIVTMNEVMFMATDPISIRPLMIPNVHALAALEARAYMSKYGVEERHLDAVVGKAHKAGARNSRAVFASPGKLRSATPTVVDPLREADIAGFVDAVVVVVLASDKVIRDYTDTPVWVDGVWWSTEGSTLELHDWSFPAHAREAAEGAYKQAKITDPAKEVGFAEVDNRYSFKELQHIEALKLAPVGSAKDLLLDGAFDPGGRLPVNLSGGALAEGVPLEVHGLARLSYAVGVMRGDIKAEVDKRDVAVVHSWRGVPTTTSVVAVLRI, from the coding sequence ATGAGGGTAGGCATTGCAGGCGTGGGCTGGTTCGGCTTCCAGCCCGAGGTCGCCGATTATTCCTTCCGCGAAATGATGTTCAAGGCGGCGCAGAGGGCCTATCAAGACGCCGGAAACATAGATCCTAGGAGCGAGGTCGATGCGTTTATCTCATGTCAAGAGGACTTCTGGGAGGGGATCTCCATAGCAGACGAGTTCGCGCCAGATCCAGTCGGCGGCGCCATGAAGTCCGTCTATACTGTGGCCGGGGATGGGCTACAGTGCGTGGGACAAGCCTACATGATGATCAAAACGGGGATGTTCGACGTAGTAGTAGTGGAGTCGCACGGCAAGCCGAGCGACATAGTGACAATGAACGAGGTTATGTTTATGGCCACAGATCCTATCTCGATCAGACCGCTCATGATACCGAACGTCCATGCTCTGGCGGCCCTAGAGGCGAGGGCCTATATGTCGAAATACGGAGTAGAAGAGAGACATCTAGACGCCGTAGTGGGGAAGGCTCACAAGGCGGGCGCGAGGAACTCCAGAGCCGTCTTCGCCTCCCCCGGGAAGCTGAGGTCGGCCACTCCGACTGTCGTCGACCCGCTGAGGGAGGCCGACATAGCTGGCTTCGTGGACGCGGTCGTCGTGGTGGTCCTCGCCTCCGACAAAGTGATCAGAGACTACACGGACACGCCAGTATGGGTCGATGGAGTCTGGTGGTCGACTGAGGGCTCGACGCTGGAGCTACACGACTGGTCCTTCCCTGCGCACGCAAGAGAGGCCGCGGAGGGGGCCTACAAACAAGCGAAAATAACGGATCCAGCCAAAGAGGTCGGCTTCGCCGAGGTGGACAATCGGTACAGCTTCAAAGAGCTTCAACACATCGAGGCGTTGAAGTTGGCGCCTGTCGGCTCCGCAAAGGACCTTCTGCTTGACGGGGCCTTCGACCCTGGGGGAAGGCTGCCAGTGAATTTAAGCGGCGGCGCTCTCGCCGAGGGGGTCCCCTTGGAGGTACACGGGCTGGCCAGGCTGAGCTACGCCGTGGGTGTAATGAGGGGGGACATAAAGGCCGAGGTGGACAAACGCGATGTCGCCGTAGTGCACAGCTGGAGGGGCGTGCCCACGACCACGAGCGTTGTCGCCGTGTTGCGGATATGA
- a CDS encoding thiolase domain-containing protein, whose protein sequence is MTGRNLNFKHRVAVVGAGLTLFRRRLQETPQEMAWLAAKQALDEAGLTLKDIDCVVIGSAPDAFDGVHMKGEYLAEGAGGIHKPVVRVYVGGATGVFVPIAAWWHVASGLCKRVLAVAEEKMSHSAKPHPQYVFRYIWDPIVEKPLNPNLLWIFAMEMHRYMYKCNVKKEDIALVSVKNKRNACGHPSAQLCDPNIKVEDVLNSEVLVWPVNRLDVSPVSDGAAALVLAAEEEARKITDTPVWVKGIGWTLDTTHWTNRDLAYPEYVRRAAEMAYRMAGIDNPRKQIDVAEPYDPFDYKELHHMEGLGLAKKCEAPLLTKEGVTQRDGDLPINPSGGLLGVGNPIAAAGLMKVAEIFWQVRGEAGARQVKKPVYTGLAQAWGDLMQAGTVIVLGV, encoded by the coding sequence ATGACCGGCCGCAACCTCAACTTCAAACACCGCGTCGCAGTCGTCGGCGCAGGTCTGACACTGTTTAGAAGGAGGCTTCAGGAGACGCCGCAAGAGATGGCGTGGCTCGCCGCAAAGCAGGCCCTCGACGAGGCAGGATTGACTCTCAAGGACATAGACTGCGTGGTGATAGGCAGCGCTCCCGACGCTTTCGACGGCGTCCACATGAAAGGCGAGTACCTCGCCGAGGGGGCCGGGGGCATCCACAAGCCTGTCGTGAGGGTGTATGTGGGCGGAGCCACCGGAGTGTTCGTCCCCATAGCGGCTTGGTGGCACGTGGCCTCCGGACTATGTAAAAGGGTTTTAGCCGTGGCCGAGGAAAAGATGAGCCACTCAGCGAAGCCGCATCCCCAGTATGTGTTCCGCTACATCTGGGACCCGATAGTAGAGAAGCCCCTTAACCCCAACTTGTTGTGGATATTCGCCATGGAGATGCACCGCTATATGTACAAATGCAACGTGAAAAAGGAGGACATAGCTCTAGTGTCGGTTAAAAATAAACGGAATGCGTGCGGCCATCCGTCGGCGCAACTGTGCGATCCCAACATCAAAGTGGAGGACGTGTTGAACAGCGAGGTCTTAGTCTGGCCCGTCAACAGATTAGATGTATCGCCCGTATCCGACGGGGCCGCCGCGTTGGTCCTGGCCGCTGAGGAGGAGGCCAGAAAGATCACCGATACGCCCGTCTGGGTCAAGGGAATAGGCTGGACGTTAGACACTACGCACTGGACAAATAGAGACCTCGCCTATCCGGAGTACGTCAGAAGAGCTGCCGAGATGGCATACCGCATGGCCGGCATAGACAACCCGAGGAAACAGATAGACGTGGCTGAGCCCTACGACCCCTTCGATTACAAGGAGCTCCACCACATGGAGGGTCTGGGCCTCGCAAAGAAGTGCGAAGCGCCTCTGTTGACCAAAGAGGGCGTGACCCAGAGGGACGGCGATCTCCCAATAAATCCATCTGGCGGCCTCCTCGGAGTTGGCAACCCCATCGCGGCAGCCGGCTTGATGAAGGTGGCCGAGATATTCTGGCAAGTGAGGGGGGAGGCCGGCGCAAGGCAAGTCAAGAAGCCGGTGTACACAGGCCTCGCTCAAGCTTGGGGCGACCTAATGCAGGCAGGCACGGTGATCGTGTTGGGGGTATGA
- a CDS encoding Zn-ribbon domain-containing OB-fold protein has product MSKPKNPRGTAYEELDFPAFEFPVVGKARYNYTAGWALGRFLAGLKEGKILGTVCKKCGRVFVPPRMYCSYCFREVDDWVEASPEGTIVTVVASYVEATRARAVEPKIVGVIKLDVPGYKFDDHFFPGLLHYICGATDEDVKSMRLFGARVRARFKPEQQRTGSITDIECFEVVRT; this is encoded by the coding sequence ATGAGCAAGCCCAAGAACCCTAGGGGAACCGCCTACGAGGAGCTAGACTTCCCAGCGTTTGAGTTCCCTGTTGTGGGCAAGGCGCGCTACAACTACACAGCGGGGTGGGCGCTCGGCAGATTCTTGGCCGGCCTCAAGGAGGGCAAGATCTTGGGGACTGTGTGCAAGAAGTGCGGAAGAGTCTTTGTGCCGCCGCGTATGTACTGTTCCTACTGTTTCAGAGAGGTCGACGACTGGGTCGAGGCCTCGCCCGAGGGCACCATTGTGACTGTGGTAGCAAGCTATGTGGAGGCCACCAGAGCCAGAGCTGTGGAGCCGAAGATAGTCGGCGTGATAAAGCTCGACGTCCCCGGCTATAAGTTCGACGACCACTTCTTCCCAGGTCTGCTACACTACATCTGCGGAGCTACCGATGAGGACGTGAAAAGCATGAGGCTGTTCGGCGCCAGAGTGAGGGCTAGGTTCAAGCCTGAGCAACAAAGGACCGGCTCTATCACAGATATAGAGTGCTTCGAGGTGGTGAGGACATGA
- a CDS encoding Zn-ribbon domain-containing OB-fold protein, translating to MRRVKTFPEVMEIEAYIYTAGPVGTKWLENLKAGKLTAAYCPKCGRLFLPPKMFCPYDFEEVRELREIGQTGVVESYTVIERDLSGERLPERKILAFIRFPGVEGGIIHYVKAEGLAIGMKVKPKWRSERRGSVTDIEYFEPV from the coding sequence ATGAGGCGCGTAAAGACCTTCCCAGAGGTGATGGAGATAGAGGCCTATATATACACTGCAGGCCCCGTGGGCACCAAATGGTTGGAGAACCTTAAGGCCGGCAAATTGACCGCCGCGTATTGTCCCAAGTGCGGGCGCCTCTTCTTGCCGCCCAAGATGTTCTGCCCCTACGACTTCGAGGAGGTCAGAGAGCTCAGAGAGATCGGCCAGACGGGTGTCGTCGAGAGCTACACAGTTATAGAGAGGGATCTCTCAGGGGAGAGGTTGCCCGAGAGGAAGATCTTGGCGTTCATAAGGTTTCCGGGCGTCGAGGGAGGAATTATACACTACGTGAAGGCAGAGGGGCTCGCCATCGGAATGAAGGTGAAGCCTAAGTGGAGGTCTGAGAGGAGGGGCTCGGTGACCGACATAGAATATTTTGAGCCCGTATGA